A window of the Nitrosococcus wardiae genome harbors these coding sequences:
- the ybeY gene encoding rRNA maturation RNase YbeY, whose translation MSITVQVQYAIARIGIPLQVDFQRWVEAVLVNQSKEGEVTIRVVDEAEVAKLNWRYRCKQGATNVLSFPFEVPAPLPFKISLLGDLVICAPVVAREAREQAKEEKAHWAHLVVHGVLHLLGFDHQQEKEAQQMEAMEIIILRSLGYPNPYESA comes from the coding sequence ATGAGTATCACCGTCCAGGTTCAGTATGCTATTGCTAGAATAGGTATTCCTTTGCAAGTAGATTTCCAGCGTTGGGTAGAGGCGGTACTGGTAAACCAATCCAAAGAGGGAGAAGTGACCATTCGAGTCGTGGATGAAGCTGAAGTGGCCAAGCTTAATTGGCGGTATCGCTGCAAGCAAGGAGCAACTAACGTCCTTTCTTTTCCCTTTGAGGTTCCCGCGCCTCTGCCTTTTAAAATTTCCCTTTTAGGGGATTTGGTAATTTGCGCTCCAGTCGTAGCGCGTGAAGCCCGAGAACAAGCTAAAGAGGAGAAGGCCCATTGGGCTCACTTAGTAGTCCATGGAGTACTCCATTTGCTTGGGTTTGACCACCAGCAAGAGAAGGAAGCGCAGCAGATGGAGGCTATGGAAATTATTATACTTAGATCATTAGGTTATCCCAATCCCTATGAGAGTGCATAA
- a CDS encoding HlyC/CorC family transporter, which yields MNEGRPSHSLAARSWRERLGQVLLGEPQDREQLVEFLRNASNRRLFDPEILSMIEGALVVGEMQVRDIMVPRSQMVVVERDTPPEETLEVITRSAHSRFPVIGESRDDIVGILLAKDMLLYCRQREARSFNIRDILRPAVFIPESKRLNVLLREFRASRNHMAIVVDEYGGTAGLVTIEDVLEQIVGEIEDEHDIAEDAFIFHRGDDNYTIKALTPIEDFNEYFGTDFSDEEFDTIGGLVLNGFGRVPERGEAISISDFEFKVLRADSRRIHLLELHLLSKVDSIESSAAKVGS from the coding sequence ATGAACGAAGGCCGACCTAGTCATAGTCTAGCAGCCCGCTCTTGGCGAGAGCGCCTGGGGCAGGTACTGCTGGGCGAACCCCAAGACCGGGAGCAACTCGTTGAATTTCTACGTAATGCTTCCAACCGCCGTCTCTTTGATCCAGAAATTCTCAGTATGATTGAAGGTGCCTTAGTCGTAGGCGAGATGCAGGTGCGTGATATCATGGTGCCCCGTTCACAAATGGTGGTCGTGGAGCGAGATACGCCACCGGAAGAAACCCTGGAGGTCATCACCCGATCGGCCCATTCCCGATTTCCGGTGATTGGCGAAAGCCGTGATGACATTGTGGGTATCCTGCTGGCTAAGGATATGCTTCTTTATTGTCGACAGCGGGAAGCGCGCTCTTTCAATATTCGAGATATTTTGCGTCCGGCTGTCTTTATTCCAGAAAGCAAGCGTCTCAATGTGCTGCTAAGGGAATTTCGTGCTAGCCGCAACCACATGGCTATTGTCGTGGATGAATACGGGGGAACTGCGGGCCTCGTGACCATTGAGGACGTACTGGAGCAGATTGTGGGTGAAATTGAAGATGAGCATGATATTGCCGAAGATGCCTTCATCTTTCACCGCGGGGATGATAATTATACGATAAAGGCCCTAACGCCTATTGAAGATTTTAATGAATACTTTGGGACTGATTTTAGCGATGAGGAATTCGATACCATTGGCGGTTTGGTGCTAAATGGATTTGGGCGAGTTCCTGAGCGAGGAGAAGCCATTTCTATTAGTGATTTTGAGTTTAAAGTCCTGCGTGCCGATAGCCGTCGCATCCACTTATTAGAATTACACCTCTTGTCGAAAGTCGATAGCATTGAAAGCTCGGCAGCGAAGGTAGGCAGCTAA
- the lnt gene encoding apolipoprotein N-acyltransferase, with protein sequence MGRSPEQNPSYEKVPQEKSFSVSAETKAWSGDALVLTAGLLGPLAFSPYNLYLLAIIVPALLFAACRDLSIQRAFWRGWLFGLGWFGAGVSWVYVAIHDFGYASMPLALLLTALFVAFLSLFPATLAGLVTLWFPQESRYKYLLVWPAIWVMIEWFRGWFLTGFPWLNLGYSQIESPLHGLAPILGVYGLSLAAALSAGLLLVAWYESGRRRFATLSGLGVLWGSAVLLSYVPWTMPVGKPLQTSLIQGNIPQAVKWQPEQVKSTLERYWRLTAKHWESDLIVWPESALTLFYHQVADGYLADLAAEAQAHKTDLLIGLPIFHQETGKYYNGMLSLGSRQGFYYKQHLVPFGEYVPLEEYLRGLIRFFDLPMSSFSAGPQGQPLLQAAGYPVATSICYEDAFGEEIIAALPEANLLVNATNNAWYGDSLAPHQHLQISRMRALETGRDLVRATTNGISAIIDAKGALQATTPQFQATVLTGSVQPRAGATPYVLWGNGPTLGLCLCMLAIGRYAQRSKGN encoded by the coding sequence ATGGGCCGTTCACCTGAGCAAAATCCATCTTATGAAAAGGTGCCGCAGGAAAAATCTTTTTCTGTGTCTGCGGAGACAAAGGCATGGAGCGGCGATGCCTTAGTCTTGACAGCGGGTCTTCTTGGTCCGCTTGCTTTTTCTCCTTATAATCTCTATCTCCTAGCGATTATTGTTCCTGCATTGTTATTTGCCGCTTGCCGGGATTTATCTATTCAACGGGCCTTTTGGCGCGGCTGGTTGTTTGGGTTGGGGTGGTTCGGTGCCGGGGTCTCCTGGGTCTATGTGGCCATTCACGACTTTGGCTATGCCAGTATGCCCTTAGCCTTGTTGTTGACGGCATTATTTGTGGCCTTCCTGAGCCTTTTCCCGGCCACATTAGCGGGTCTGGTTACCCTCTGGTTTCCCCAGGAAAGTAGGTACAAATACCTCTTGGTATGGCCGGCAATTTGGGTAATGATAGAGTGGTTTCGGGGCTGGTTTCTCACGGGTTTTCCCTGGTTAAATTTGGGGTATAGCCAAATTGAAAGCCCCCTTCACGGGCTGGCTCCAATTCTTGGGGTCTATGGACTCTCTTTAGCTGCAGCCCTCAGTGCGGGATTACTCCTGGTCGCGTGGTATGAATCAGGCCGGAGGCGGTTCGCTACCCTCAGTGGGTTGGGAGTCCTGTGGGGATCAGCGGTGCTGCTTTCCTACGTGCCTTGGACGATGCCGGTGGGCAAGCCACTGCAAACAAGCCTGATTCAGGGAAATATTCCCCAGGCGGTAAAATGGCAGCCGGAGCAAGTAAAGTCCACTTTAGAACGGTACTGGCGATTGACGGCCAAGCATTGGGAGAGTGATCTGATTGTCTGGCCGGAGAGTGCCCTTACACTATTTTACCACCAGGTGGCAGACGGTTACCTGGCTGATCTGGCGGCTGAGGCCCAAGCCCATAAAACGGATCTGCTCATTGGCTTGCCAATTTTCCACCAAGAGACGGGAAAATATTACAATGGCATGTTAAGCCTCGGTTCCCGGCAAGGGTTCTATTACAAGCAACATTTAGTTCCTTTTGGTGAATATGTTCCTTTGGAAGAGTATCTAAGGGGGCTCATCCGTTTTTTCGATTTACCCATGTCTTCCTTCAGTGCCGGGCCTCAGGGGCAACCGTTGTTGCAAGCGGCGGGCTACCCGGTGGCCACCTCCATTTGCTATGAGGATGCCTTTGGAGAAGAAATCATTGCCGCGTTGCCCGAGGCGAATTTATTAGTGAATGCCACCAATAATGCCTGGTATGGGGATTCTTTGGCTCCTCATCAGCATTTGCAGATTTCTCGCATGCGTGCCCTAGAGACGGGACGGGATCTAGTCCGGGCCACCACCAATGGAATTTCAGCCATTATCGATGCCAAAGGAGCTTTGCAAGCCACCACCCCCCAGTTCCAAGCGACTGTTCTGACGGGAAGTGTTCAACCGCGAGCAGGGGCTACTCCCTATGTCCTCTGGGGTAATGGGCCGACCCTAGGGCTATGCCTGTGTATGTTGGCCATCGGCAGGTACGCTCAGCGCTCCAAAGGGAACTAG
- a CDS encoding TrkH family potassium uptake protein yields the protein MQLVVVQRILGLLLTLFSSAMLPPVIVSLFYQDGAAEEFLSAFGLILSLGLLCWLPVRHYQRELRLRDGFVVVVMFWVVLSLSGALPLFLTTEPRLSFTDAVFESVSGLTTTGATVITGLDDLPKAVLFYRQELQWLGGMGIVVLAVAILPMLGIGGMQLYRAETPGPMKTTKLTPRIAETAKALWLIYLGLTVACAAAYWVAGMTLFDAIGHSFSTIAIGGFSTHDASMGYFNSPLIEMIAVFFMLLAGVNFSLHFLAWRHLTARHYWEDEEFRAYLLVLTGVAVLTSAYLWITHHFDNPLSALQHGIFHAVSIGTTTGFTTSDYYGWPGFLPILLLMASYMGGCAVSTGGGMKVIRVLLLYKQGAREIKRLIHPSAIVPIKIGNKSLPDRVVEGVAGFMAVYVACFSAMYLLLLATGLDMITSFSAVTACLNNLGPGLGQVGAHYEGINAISKWILCFAMLLGRLEIFTLLVILSPTFWRR from the coding sequence ATGCAACTTGTGGTTGTCCAAAGGATTTTGGGGTTATTGTTAACCCTATTCAGTAGCGCCATGCTCCCGCCGGTGATAGTGTCTCTATTCTACCAGGATGGTGCAGCGGAGGAGTTTTTAAGCGCCTTTGGTCTGATTCTAAGTCTTGGCCTGTTGTGCTGGTTGCCCGTGCGTCATTATCAGCGAGAGCTGCGGTTGCGGGACGGATTTGTTGTGGTCGTCATGTTTTGGGTGGTGTTAAGCCTCTCAGGGGCGCTTCCTCTATTTTTAACCACCGAACCTCGCTTGTCCTTTACCGATGCCGTATTCGAGTCTGTTTCTGGCCTGACGACTACCGGGGCTACAGTGATTACTGGACTAGATGACCTGCCCAAAGCGGTATTGTTTTACCGTCAAGAATTACAGTGGCTAGGAGGCATGGGCATCGTCGTTTTGGCCGTGGCGATTTTGCCCATGCTGGGTATCGGGGGGATGCAGCTTTACCGGGCAGAAACTCCAGGCCCAATGAAAACCACCAAACTTACTCCGCGCATCGCTGAGACCGCCAAAGCACTATGGTTGATTTATTTGGGCTTGACGGTAGCCTGTGCGGCTGCTTACTGGGTAGCGGGCATGACACTTTTTGATGCCATTGGTCATAGTTTTTCAACTATCGCTATTGGTGGCTTTTCTACCCATGATGCCAGCATGGGGTATTTCAATAGCCCCTTGATTGAGATGATCGCTGTATTTTTTATGTTGTTGGCTGGGGTCAATTTTTCCCTTCACTTCCTTGCCTGGCGGCATCTGACAGCGCGCCATTATTGGGAAGATGAGGAATTTCGCGCCTATTTACTGGTGCTCACCGGAGTAGCGGTATTGACTTCCGCTTATCTTTGGATAACTCATCATTTTGATAATCCCCTTTCGGCTCTCCAGCATGGTATTTTCCATGCGGTTTCTATCGGTACCACTACCGGATTTACCACCAGCGATTATTACGGTTGGCCCGGTTTTCTTCCTATTCTGTTGCTGATGGCCAGTTATATGGGGGGGTGTGCAGTTTCTACCGGTGGCGGCATGAAAGTCATCCGGGTTTTGTTGCTCTACAAACAGGGCGCACGGGAAATCAAGCGCCTGATTCATCCTAGTGCCATCGTGCCTATCAAAATTGGGAATAAAAGTTTACCGGATCGGGTAGTAGAAGGAGTGGCAGGCTTTATGGCCGTCTACGTGGCCTGTTTTAGTGCCATGTACCTCCTGCTGCTGGCTACCGGGCTAGATATGATCACCTCGTTTTCTGCAGTCACCGCGTGCCTCAACAACTTAGGTCCCGGTTTAGGGCAAGTGGGCGCCCATTACGAGGGTATTAATGCCATCTCCAAATGGATTTTGTGTTTTGCCATGTTGCTCGGGCGTCTGGAGATCTTTACTCTCCTTGTTATCCTGAGCCCTACTTTTTGGCGTCGATAG
- the rpmE gene encoding 50S ribosomal protein L31: MKQDIHPRYSEITVTCSCGNSFTTRSTAGHDLHIEVCSACHPFYTGKQKLLDTAGRVDKFRQKYNLKS; the protein is encoded by the coding sequence ATGAAGCAGGATATTCATCCCCGATACAGTGAAATTACGGTGACTTGCAGTTGCGGTAACAGTTTTACTACCCGCTCCACAGCGGGTCATGACCTTCATATTGAAGTGTGTTCCGCCTGTCATCCCTTTTATACTGGTAAGCAAAAGCTGCTGGATACGGCAGGTCGTGTCGATAAGTTCCGGCAAAAATATAATTTGAAATCATAA
- a CDS encoding malic enzyme-like NAD(P)-binding protein — MHLLNQQELTSSSADLETPSGQAVKEQKLGQDLTATALAYHAEPRPGKLEISITKPCATQKQLSLAYSPGVAAPVGAIVSDPEAVYRYTAKGNLVAVVTDGSAVLGLGNAGPLASKPVMEGKAVLFKSFAGLDAIDIEVEAESPEAFVDTVARIAPTFGAINLEDIAAPHCFKIEQALIERLDIPVLHDDQHGTAITIAAALQNALELQEKVLPEARIACVGAGAAGIATLRLLTALGARKENILLIDRQGVILEEDRLLHPYCRPFASSTLKRTLAEAVNGADIFIGVAAPDLLTVEMLKSMASRPIVFALSNPDPEIDPNLAHAVRSDLILATGRTDYPNQVNNVLVFPFLFRAALDVRASCINDPMKIAAVQALAELAKEPVPEQVLEAYGENHLGFGPDYILPKPLDPRLREFVTAAVAQAAIESGVARINKINL; from the coding sequence ATGCATCTGTTGAATCAGCAGGAGTTGACATCTTCTAGTGCGGACTTAGAAACGCCCTCTGGACAAGCTGTGAAAGAACAAAAACTAGGACAGGATTTAACCGCTACTGCCCTAGCCTATCATGCGGAACCGCGACCTGGAAAATTAGAGATCAGCATCACTAAGCCTTGCGCGACCCAGAAGCAACTTAGTTTGGCCTATAGTCCTGGAGTTGCCGCGCCGGTTGGGGCCATCGTGTCTGATCCTGAAGCGGTTTACCGTTACACCGCTAAGGGCAATTTGGTTGCGGTTGTTACCGATGGTAGTGCGGTGTTGGGATTGGGAAATGCTGGGCCTTTAGCTAGCAAACCTGTGATGGAGGGCAAAGCGGTTCTATTTAAATCTTTTGCCGGATTAGATGCCATCGATATTGAGGTGGAAGCGGAGTCCCCTGAGGCATTTGTGGATACTGTGGCCCGTATCGCCCCTACTTTTGGGGCAATTAATCTGGAGGATATTGCTGCCCCCCACTGCTTTAAAATTGAGCAAGCACTGATTGAACGCCTTGATATCCCTGTTCTCCATGATGATCAGCATGGTACGGCGATTACCATTGCTGCGGCCCTCCAAAATGCCCTGGAACTGCAGGAGAAGGTTTTACCGGAAGCCCGCATCGCTTGCGTCGGTGCTGGGGCGGCCGGAATTGCTACACTGCGGCTATTGACTGCCTTAGGCGCACGCAAGGAAAATATTTTGCTCATTGATCGCCAGGGAGTTATTCTTGAAGAGGATCGGCTGCTGCATCCCTATTGCCGTCCTTTTGCCTCTTCCACGCTGAAGCGTACCCTCGCAGAAGCAGTAAACGGGGCGGATATCTTCATTGGCGTGGCAGCCCCTGACCTGTTGACTGTAGAGATGCTAAAATCCATGGCTTCGCGGCCTATAGTGTTTGCTCTCTCCAATCCAGATCCGGAGATTGATCCGAACTTGGCTCATGCCGTTCGGAGTGATTTAATCTTGGCCACAGGGCGCACTGACTATCCTAATCAGGTGAATAACGTGTTGGTCTTTCCTTTTCTGTTCCGTGCTGCCCTGGATGTCCGCGCCAGTTGTATCAACGATCCCATGAAAATTGCCGCTGTTCAGGCATTGGCTGAGTTGGCCAAGGAACCCGTTCCTGAGCAAGTGCTGGAGGCCTATGGCGAGAACCATCTTGGTTTTGGGCCAGATTATATCCTCCCTAAGCCGCTGGATCCCCGTTTGAGAGAGTTTGTGACGGCCGCCGTTGCCCAGGCAGCTATCGAATCAGGCGTTGCCCGAATTAATAAAATTAACCTATAG
- a CDS encoding penicillin-binding protein 1A: MTYLPRLLRWIAVLLLTTTTIGILIAIGIYFYLVPQLPSTEALRNVQLQVPLRVYSQEGKLIAEYGEKRRTPLPFKQFPDLLVKAVLAAEDDRFYEHPGVDYQGILRAALYLIKTGKKGQGGSTITMQVARNFFLSREKTYLRKLNEILLALQIERELSKQNIIELYLNKIYLGNRAYGVAAAAQVYYGTTLDKLELSQLAMVAGLPKAPSHYNPLVNPERALLRRNYVLRRMYEVGYIDDKTYQNAVTQPITAKFHGLPVELDAPFVAEMARSQLFEEYGSDIYTAGYNVYTTLQAEHQEAANNALRSTLVAYDRRHGFRGPEQHIELPERADEAFYRQALFQYRVANSLVPALVLATKEQTSRVYTKTDGEILLSWEGLSWAQPYQGVNTLGKKPQQAADIIKAGDLIRLEALPEGGWQLAQIPQVEGAIISLSPDNGGITALSGGFDFYRSKFNRATQSQRQPGSSFKPFLYSSALNKGYTAASIINDAPIVLDEPGLESVWRPENYSGRFYGPTRLRVALIHSRNLVSVRLLRAIGIDYAIEYIQRFGFKPEQLPQSLSLALGSGSASPLEMARGFAVFANGGYLIKPHLIERIENANGQIIFQARPPQVCQHCEELEAGQALAPNLISAPLQDAGLISQPIPAPRVITPQNAYLIYSMLQDVIRYGTGRRAKQLGRNDLAGKTGTTNDQHDAWFSGFNSKLVAVSWVGFDQPKSLGSFETGARAALPMWINYMDAVLNGKPEKPLTPPKGIVTVRIDPETGLLAGPNTPNAIFETFLTENAPVKYATSSRQNSSSAKTDTPITEQLF, translated from the coding sequence ATGACATATCTCCCTCGCTTGCTCCGCTGGATTGCGGTTTTGTTGCTTACTACCACAACAATTGGTATCCTTATTGCCATCGGGATATACTTTTACCTAGTCCCCCAACTACCTTCTACCGAGGCTCTCAGGAATGTTCAGCTTCAGGTCCCCCTCCGCGTTTATTCCCAGGAAGGAAAGCTTATTGCTGAATATGGAGAAAAACGCCGCACCCCTTTACCTTTTAAACAGTTTCCAGACTTGCTGGTTAAGGCCGTTCTGGCTGCAGAAGATGACCGTTTCTATGAGCATCCCGGTGTCGACTATCAAGGTATTCTCCGTGCTGCCTTATATCTGATAAAGACCGGCAAAAAAGGCCAAGGCGGCAGCACTATTACTATGCAAGTCGCCCGCAATTTCTTTTTAAGTAGAGAAAAAACCTACTTACGTAAGCTAAATGAAATTCTGTTAGCTCTTCAGATCGAACGAGAACTTAGTAAACAGAACATCATTGAGCTCTATTTAAACAAGATCTATCTAGGCAACCGCGCTTACGGAGTTGCCGCCGCTGCCCAGGTATATTACGGCACGACTCTGGATAAACTTGAGCTGTCACAACTGGCGATGGTGGCGGGCTTACCAAAAGCTCCCTCCCATTACAACCCCCTAGTAAATCCAGAGCGGGCCTTACTGCGAAGGAATTATGTGCTCCGGCGCATGTATGAAGTTGGATACATCGATGATAAAACCTACCAAAATGCGGTGACCCAACCGATTACGGCAAAATTCCACGGATTGCCCGTCGAACTAGATGCCCCCTTTGTGGCAGAAATGGCGCGAAGCCAATTGTTTGAGGAGTACGGCTCCGATATTTATACGGCCGGTTATAATGTTTATACGACTCTCCAGGCTGAGCATCAGGAAGCGGCAAATAACGCCTTGCGCTCCACACTGGTTGCTTATGATCGGCGGCATGGGTTTCGAGGCCCAGAGCAGCATATTGAGCTACCAGAAAGGGCTGACGAGGCGTTCTATCGTCAGGCCCTATTTCAGTACAGAGTAGCCAACAGCTTGGTGCCCGCCCTGGTGCTTGCCACCAAGGAGCAAACGAGCCGGGTCTACACCAAGACTGACGGCGAAATCCTCCTTTCTTGGGAAGGGTTATCTTGGGCTCAACCTTACCAAGGGGTTAACACATTAGGGAAAAAGCCCCAACAAGCCGCAGATATCATTAAGGCAGGGGATCTCATTCGACTAGAAGCGCTCCCTGAGGGGGGATGGCAGTTAGCGCAAATACCCCAAGTAGAGGGTGCCATTATCTCCCTTTCCCCTGACAATGGGGGGATTACCGCCCTCAGTGGGGGCTTTGATTTTTATCGAAGCAAATTTAATCGGGCAACTCAATCTCAACGACAACCCGGGTCGAGTTTCAAGCCATTTCTCTATTCTTCTGCCCTAAATAAGGGCTATACCGCTGCCAGCATTATCAATGATGCACCGATAGTATTAGATGAACCTGGGCTAGAGAGTGTCTGGCGGCCAGAGAACTATAGCGGACGTTTTTACGGCCCAACTCGCCTTAGGGTGGCTTTAATCCATTCCAGAAATCTAGTTTCTGTCCGGTTACTGCGTGCTATTGGCATTGATTATGCCATTGAATATATTCAACGTTTTGGATTTAAACCCGAACAATTGCCTCAGAGTCTATCCCTAGCACTAGGCAGCGGTAGTGCCTCTCCCTTAGAAATGGCACGCGGCTTTGCCGTCTTCGCCAATGGGGGATACCTCATCAAACCCCATTTAATTGAACGAATTGAAAATGCTAATGGGCAAATCATCTTCCAAGCACGCCCACCCCAAGTTTGTCAACACTGCGAAGAGCTGGAGGCAGGACAGGCCCTTGCCCCTAATTTAATATCGGCTCCCTTACAAGATGCAGGACTGATTAGCCAACCTATTCCGGCCCCTCGGGTAATTACTCCGCAAAATGCTTATCTTATCTATAGCATGCTACAAGATGTTATTCGTTATGGTACAGGGCGACGGGCGAAACAACTTGGGCGAAATGATCTAGCAGGTAAAACGGGAACCACCAATGATCAACACGATGCTTGGTTCTCAGGTTTTAACTCCAAACTCGTTGCTGTTTCCTGGGTTGGTTTTGATCAACCAAAGTCGTTAGGAAGCTTCGAAACGGGCGCACGGGCGGCACTTCCAATGTGGATAAACTATATGGATGCCGTGCTAAATGGCAAGCCAGAAAAACCCCTTACTCCCCCCAAGGGCATAGTCACAGTACGTATTGATCCCGAGACTGGATTGCTTGCAGGACCCAATACCCCGAATGCTATTTTTGAGACTTTTCTCACTGAGAATGCTCCGGTCAAGTACGCCACTTCAAGCCGCCAGAACAGTAGCAGCGCGAAAACAGACACGCCTATTACCGAGCAGTTATTTTAA
- a CDS encoding pilus assembly protein PilM, with product MLNSLDRISNSLDSGKKSSSLFSRKPPFLLGIDISSSAVKLLELSRKGERSCVENYAIEPLPPHTVVENKVEDVEALGEAIKRAVKRSGTRIKKAAAAVAGSAVITKIISVPNTLSERELESQIELEAGQYIPYPLEEVNLDFEVLTPSEKDPEAVDVLLAACRSENVEARVAALELAGLTPAVMDVEAYAMEKVFPLIASQMPSRGKGQTIAVVDVGATLTTINVLHDYKIIYTREQIFGGNQLTEEIQRRYGLSYEEANLAKRQGGLPDNYIPEILEPFKKAIAQQVSRAFQFFFSSTQYNSVDHVVLAGGCASIPGVDELIEHMAGTTVSIANPFADMALGSQVKAKELYSDAPALMTACGLALRSFD from the coding sequence ATGCTAAATTCATTGGATCGTATTAGTAATTCACTTGACTCTGGGAAAAAATCATCGAGCTTATTTTCTCGCAAACCTCCTTTTCTGTTGGGGATAGATATAAGCTCATCAGCCGTCAAGCTGCTTGAACTTAGCCGAAAGGGAGAACGCTCTTGTGTAGAAAATTATGCGATTGAGCCTTTGCCACCTCATACTGTGGTTGAAAATAAGGTTGAAGATGTGGAAGCCCTTGGTGAGGCGATTAAAAGGGCGGTTAAACGTTCGGGAACCCGAATAAAAAAAGCGGCTGCAGCAGTCGCTGGTTCAGCAGTAATTACGAAGATCATCTCCGTTCCAAATACCCTTTCAGAGCGCGAACTCGAGAGTCAGATCGAGTTAGAGGCAGGACAGTATATTCCTTACCCCCTGGAGGAAGTTAATCTGGATTTTGAGGTGCTGACTCCCTCTGAAAAAGATCCTGAAGCAGTGGATGTGCTGCTTGCTGCTTGCCGCAGTGAAAACGTTGAAGCACGGGTAGCCGCATTGGAACTGGCAGGCTTAACACCCGCAGTAATGGATGTAGAGGCTTATGCTATGGAAAAAGTTTTTCCTTTGATTGCGAGCCAGATGCCGAGCCGAGGGAAAGGGCAAACCATTGCTGTTGTGGATGTAGGTGCAACTTTAACCACGATTAATGTGTTGCATGATTACAAAATTATTTATACCCGGGAACAAATATTTGGTGGTAATCAGCTTACGGAAGAAATACAACGGCGATATGGCTTGTCCTATGAGGAAGCTAATTTAGCGAAGCGTCAAGGGGGATTGCCAGATAATTATATTCCCGAGATCTTAGAACCTTTCAAAAAGGCAATTGCCCAGCAGGTCAGCCGTGCTTTTCAATTCTTCTTTTCTTCAACCCAATATAACAGCGTTGATCATGTGGTATTGGCAGGTGGATGTGCTTCTATTCCTGGAGTAGACGAACTGATTGAGCATATGGCGGGTACTACTGTTTCGATTGCGAATCCTTTTGCTGATATGGCGTTAGGCTCTCAGGTTAAAGCTAAGGAGTTGTACAGTGATGCTCCAGCTTTGATGACTGCCTGCGGCTTAGCACTTAGGAGTTTTGATTAA
- a CDS encoding PilN domain-containing protein, with protein MARINLLPWREAQRKEREKQFYLALGFGAVLAASIVFYINSYINGLIDNQTQRNKFLQDQIAIVDKQIHKIKDLEKEKEKLLARMEIIQKLQASRPQIVHLFDEIVRMLPNGIHLENIKRQGHTNILHGVAESNARVSVFMRNLDSSPVFQDPRLDVIERTGNNQRAVRNFTLRVHENHTNSHGDTGAL; from the coding sequence ATGGCTCGTATCAATTTATTGCCTTGGCGTGAAGCCCAGCGCAAAGAACGGGAAAAACAATTTTATCTCGCCTTGGGTTTCGGGGCAGTTCTAGCGGCCAGTATTGTCTTTTATATCAACTCGTATATTAATGGCTTAATCGATAACCAAACTCAACGCAATAAATTCTTACAAGATCAGATAGCCATTGTAGATAAGCAGATACATAAAATTAAGGATTTGGAAAAAGAGAAAGAGAAGCTTCTGGCACGTATGGAAATAATTCAGAAGCTTCAAGCTAGCCGGCCCCAGATTGTGCACCTTTTTGATGAAATAGTTCGAATGCTTCCTAATGGGATTCATTTGGAGAATATAAAGCGTCAAGGGCATACCAATATATTACACGGTGTGGCTGAGTCAAATGCTCGGGTTTCTGTCTTCATGCGCAATTTAGATTCTTCTCCCGTATTTCAAGATCCTCGATTAGATGTCATCGAGAGAACAGGAAATAACCAACGAGCCGTGCGTAATTTTACGCTTCGCGTGCATGAGAACCATACCAATAGCCACGGCGATACGGGGGCGTTGTAA
- a CDS encoding type 4a pilus biogenesis protein PilO, producing MNLSELNELDFSEVGDWPIIAKAIAVILLCASVAGGGYWFFTKDKLLQLEELENKEPELKATFEAKQKKAANLEAYEKQMEEMKLSFGAMLRQLPSKTEVADLLVDVSQTGLSSGLEFELFKPGSEVPADFYAELPIQIRVIGDYHQFGEFVSKVAALPRIVTLHDFSIEGEKKETGQLAMDITAKTYRYFDEGEVVMGQKRGKK from the coding sequence ATGAATCTATCAGAACTCAATGAACTTGACTTCAGTGAAGTTGGTGATTGGCCCATTATTGCTAAGGCCATTGCGGTTATTTTGCTCTGCGCTTCAGTGGCGGGTGGCGGTTATTGGTTTTTTACTAAAGACAAGCTGCTACAGCTCGAGGAGCTTGAAAATAAGGAGCCGGAGCTGAAAGCCACTTTTGAAGCTAAACAGAAGAAGGCAGCCAACTTAGAAGCCTACGAAAAACAGATGGAGGAGATGAAGCTTTCCTTCGGCGCCATGCTGCGGCAATTACCTAGTAAGACAGAGGTTGCCGACTTATTAGTTGATGTTTCTCAAACAGGGCTGTCAAGTGGGTTGGAATTTGAACTATTCAAACCGGGCTCTGAAGTACCAGCAGATTTTTATGCTGAATTACCTATTCAAATTCGGGTCATTGGCGACTATCACCAATTTGGAGAATTCGTGAGCAAGGTGGCGGCTCTTCCCCGTATTGTGACCTTACACGATTTTTCTATCGAAGGTGAGAAGAAGGAGACCGGGCAGCTAGCAATGGATATTACCGCCAAGACTTACCGTTATTTTGACGAAGGCGAGGTAGTAATGGGCCAAAAGCGGGGTAAAAAATGA